The following proteins are encoded in a genomic region of Oreochromis aureus strain Israel breed Guangdong linkage group 8, ZZ_aureus, whole genome shotgun sequence:
- the LOC116324054 gene encoding scavenger receptor cysteine-rich type 1 protein M130-like, producing the protein MAHLQVLLMLLWSSGLWAEGNHDSAGVQCETAKADLVMLVDESGSISSVDFRVMKSFLIEIVKNFNIGPDKVQIGLTSFARAPMAEWYLNSHLTKDSLTEAIKRLVQLLGPSYTGKALRYILHNQFKPYMGMRPDSRKIVVLITDGAANDDIHLPSKNLKDTGIEVYAIGVGAAPERDMKSIASDTDHMYLIEGFSSLHALVKNVSMSLCNSANSLDSVRLLKGSSLCSGRLQVKSNQRWSSVCEDDFDLQDAEVVCRELGCGPPSLLQGVLYGEVEAPVWSREFQCGGHESALLDCRSSGSVRSSCSPGKAAGLTCSEPVRLVGGASRCAGTLEVRRGEWRPVAMEIWNLKDAAAVCGQMNCGSAVSVGNTQSSSQRSVWWVESLCVQAGYALKECASADHSSSTLDITCSDSVRLLNGSSLCSGRLQVKSNQRWSSVCEDDFDLQDAEVVCRELGCGPPSLLQGALYGEVEAPVWSREFQCGGHESALLDCRSSGSVRSSCSPGKAAGLTCSEPVRLVGGASRCAGTLEVKQGLWRSVEASGWTLMDAAVACRELDCGSAVLTGSRNASWDGPTWKIKPACVKSGSTLRECATSSQSPTVLELICSDLLVQPIISASFSSNDGDSQVQQQESSWVLKGSSFTISCSIQPQYPGGSFQLTFTSSSTTNNYTQPAVNHSAHFLFPAAEPAHQGTYSCVYRVFVFSRNFSSESRQLSLTVSDPTVFVIRLLLLLLSLLLFISAVCFSHKVTGRQKPRPPEDQELDG; encoded by the exons ATGGCTCACCTGCAGGTTCTGCTCATGTTGCTGTGGAGCTCAG GACTCTGGGCTGAAGGAAACCACGACTCAGCAG gTGTTCAGTGTGAAACAGCCAAAGCTGACCTCGTGATGTTGGTGGATGAGTCTGGGAGCATCAGCAGTGTCGACTTTAGAGTCATGAAGTCATTTCTTATTGAGATCGTTAAAAACTTCAACATCGGCCCGGACAAAGTCCAGATTG GTCTGACATCATTCGCTAGAGCACCAATGGCTGAGTGGTACTTAAATTCCCATCTGACCAAGGATTCCCTGACAGAGGCGATAAAAAGATTAGTACAACTTCTGGGACCATCGTACACAG GAAAAGCTCTGAGATACATCCTCCATAACCAGTTTAAACCCTATATGGGAATGCGTCCAGACTCCAGAAAGATCGTTGTTCTGATCACAGATGGAGCAGCAAATGATGACATACATCTGCCCTCAAAGAACCTGAAAGACACAGGCATCGAGGTCTACGCTATTG gTGTGGGGGCTGCCCCAGAGAGGGACATGAAGTCCATCGCCTCTGATACTGATCACATGTACCTTATAGAGGGCTTCAGTTCTCTCCATGCTCTGGTCAAGAATGTCTCCATGAGCCTCTGTAACAGCGCTAACAGCTTAG ACTCTGTCAGGCTGCTGAAGGGTTCCAGTCTGTGTTCAGGCAGACTGCAGGTGAAGTCTAACCAGAGAtggtcctcagtgtgtgaagatgaCTTTGACCTGCAGGATGCAGAGGTGGTCTGCAGGGAGCTTGGCTGTGGGCCTCCTTCGCTCCTCCAGGGGGTGCTCTATGGAGAAGTGGAGGCTCCAGTGTGGAGCAGAGAGTTCCAGTGTGGAGGCCATGAGTCTGCTCTCCTGGACTGTAGAAGCTCAGGCTCAGTGAGAAGCAGCTGCTCACCTGGCAAAGCTGCTGGACTCACCTGCTCAG AGCCTGTCAGGTTGGTGGGAGGAGCCAGTCgctgtgcaggtacactggagGTGAGGCGAGGAGAGTGGAGACCAGTGGCGATGGAAATCTGGAACCTGAAGGATGCAGCTGCTGTCTGTGGACAGATGAACTGTGGTTCTGCTGTTTCTGTAGGAAATACACAGAGTTCTTCACAGAGGTCGGTGTGGTGGGTGGAGTCACTCTGTGTTCAGGCTGGATATGCTCTGAAAGAGTGCGCATCAGCAGATCACTCTTCCTCCACCCTTGATATCACCTGTTCAG ACTCTGTCAGGCTGCTGAATGGTTCCAGTCTGTGTTCAGGCAGACTGCAGGTGAAGTCTAACCAGAGAtggtcctcagtgtgtgaagatgaCTTTGACCTGCAGGATGCAGAGGTGGTCTGCAGGGAGCTTGGCTGTGGGCCTCCTTCGCTCCTCCAGGGGGCACTCTATGGAGAAGTGGAGGCTCCAGTGTGGAGCAGAGAGTTCCAGTGTGGAGGCCATGAGTCTGCTCTCCTGGACTGTAGAAGCTCAGGCTCAGTGAGAAGCAGCTGCTCACCTGGCAAAGCTGCTGGACTCACCTGCTCAG AGCCTGTCAGGTTGGTGGGAGGAGCCAGTCgctgtgcaggtacactggagGTGAAACAGGGACTGTGGAGATCTGTGGAGGCCTCAGGCTGGACCCTGATGGATGCAGCTGTAGCCTGCAGAGAGCTGGACTGTGGCTCTGctgttttaacaggaagcaGAAATGCATCCTGGGATGGACCAACGTGGAAGATCAAACCTGCCTGTGTTAAATCTGGATCTACACTGAGGGAGTGTGCCACATCATCCCAGTCACCCACCGTCCTGGAGCTCATCTGCTCAG ACCTGCTGGTTCAGCCAATCATCTCAGCGTCCTTCTCGTCCAATGACGGGGACTCCCAGGTCCAGCAGCAGGAGTCTTCTTGGGTGTTAAAAGGCTCCAGCTTCACCATCAGCTGCTCCATCCAGCCTCAGTACCCAGGAGGCTCTTTCCAGCTCACCTTCACCTCCTCCAGCACCACCAACAACTACACCCAGCCAGCTGTCAATCACTCTGCCCACTTCCTGTTCCCTGCTGCAGAGCCCGCCCACCAAGGAACCTACAGCTGTGTTTATCGCGTCTTCGTGTTTTCTCGTAACTTCTCCTCTGAGAGCCGTCAGCTGTCTCTCACTGTCTCAG ATCCAACAGTGTTTGTCATCAgactgctgctcctgctgctgagccTGCTGCTCTTCATCTCTGCCGTCTGTTTCAGCCATAAG GTCACCGGGAGGCAGAAGCCCCGCCCACCAGAGGACCAGGAGCTGGATGGTTAA